In Curtobacterium sp. TC1, the following proteins share a genomic window:
- a CDS encoding alpha/beta hydrolase family protein has product MTILWWVLGVLVVLAAAFLLVLRKVVGKIVLPGGDRWTPVLEATDDSIQLPITDDTVRPGEYGLWHDGTGHTTVGPVLEVDQAAGTVRRAVVRTSGDVSARVRWSGHVHPDPAAMDVDWAELDLPTPVGPAPAWVIRPGGPAPAAPAAAAPAAAAPAAAAAATTWAVHVHGIRTTRVTALRTVPAALEAGWTSIVPSFRGDGEAPWQGRASHLGAREWPDVEAALDHAVANGAERLVIVGWSMGATITHELLARSAHRDRVAGIVLVSPALDWETTVRSQAGRAGLPGFVVGAALRAMAIPLVCHVVGLRSPVDVRALSWLHAPRNLPPTLLIHSSGDTTVPFAVSQEFADAHPGTVTLAVSEPAEHAWERNVDAVWFDTTITTWARSLEHTGTVE; this is encoded by the coding sequence ATGACGATCCTCTGGTGGGTGCTCGGCGTGCTCGTCGTGCTGGCGGCGGCGTTCCTGCTCGTCCTGCGGAAGGTCGTCGGCAAGATCGTGCTGCCCGGCGGCGACCGCTGGACCCCGGTGCTCGAGGCGACCGACGACTCGATCCAGCTCCCGATCACCGACGACACCGTTCGCCCGGGGGAGTACGGCCTGTGGCACGACGGCACCGGGCACACCACGGTGGGACCGGTGCTCGAGGTCGACCAGGCTGCCGGCACCGTCCGCCGTGCGGTGGTCCGGACGAGCGGCGACGTGTCGGCGCGGGTGCGGTGGAGCGGGCACGTGCACCCGGACCCCGCCGCGATGGACGTCGACTGGGCGGAGCTCGACCTGCCGACGCCCGTGGGGCCGGCGCCGGCGTGGGTCATCCGGCCCGGCGGCCCCGCACCCGCCGCACCCGCCGCGGCCGCACCCGCCGCGGCCGCACCCGCCGCGGCCGCGGCCGCCACGACGTGGGCCGTCCACGTGCACGGCATCCGCACCACCCGCGTGACGGCACTCCGGACGGTCCCAGCTGCGCTCGAGGCCGGCTGGACCTCGATCGTCCCGTCGTTCCGCGGCGACGGCGAAGCGCCCTGGCAGGGTCGTGCCTCGCACCTCGGTGCTCGCGAGTGGCCCGACGTCGAGGCCGCACTCGACCACGCCGTCGCGAACGGGGCCGAACGGCTCGTCATCGTGGGGTGGTCGATGGGCGCGACGATCACCCACGAACTGCTCGCTCGGTCCGCCCACCGCGACCGGGTCGCCGGCATCGTCCTCGTGTCCCCGGCGCTCGACTGGGAGACGACGGTGCGGTCCCAGGCGGGTCGTGCCGGACTCCCCGGGTTCGTCGTCGGTGCCGCGCTCCGGGCGATGGCGATACCGCTCGTGTGCCACGTCGTCGGGCTCCGCTCGCCGGTGGACGTCCGCGCGCTGTCCTGGTTGCACGCGCCGCGGAACCTGCCGCCGACCCTGCTCATCCACTCGTCGGGGGACACCACCGTGCCGTTCGCCGTCAGCCAGGAGTTCGCCGACGCGCACCCCGGCACGGTGACGTTGGCGGTCAGCGAGCCGGCCGAGCACGCCTGGGAGCGGAACGTCGACGCCGTCTGGTTCGACACCACGATCACCACCTGGGCGAGATCGCTCGAGCACACCGGCACCGTGGAGTAG